Genomic DNA from Fodinicurvata sp. EGI_FJ10296:
CATGGCAGGCCTGTCTTCTGATGACGATGCAACTCTTACCCGATCGCTTGGTTACCGGCGCGACTCCTGTCAAACTGCGCAAGGCGGCGTAGTCACGTCGCTGCAGGGCATCGAAGGCTTCTGCAAGCAGTGTGGCGAGGACGATCCTTCCCACTCCCGGCAAGGATGCGAGGATCTCCACGTCATGCTGCTTCCTCTGCCCAGGCTCGGTCTC
This window encodes:
- a CDS encoding IS110 family transposase gives rise to the protein ETEPGQRKQHDVEILASLPGVGRIVLATLLAEAFDALQRRDYAALRSLTGVAPVTKRSGKSCIVIRRQACHDRLANAMYHWARVAIQHDIRSRLKYTALRSRGHSHGRALRSVADRLLNVTCAMLKTGTTFNPSTATQESPC